A section of the Oleomonas cavernae genome encodes:
- the dctP gene encoding TRAP transporter substrate-binding protein DctP produces CLGPQPLPDLLCRGEVKELNIGLMPALVSSYDQAVRWKKAAIGQAFTKILEEKGVVIVAWVWQAGGIASRTGAVVNPADAAGLKIRGGSREMDLMLKEAGAAVVTMPSNELYIAMQTGAVDAAMTSSTSLISFRLEELAKNLTTGRDRAFWFMLEPLIMSKAIFDALPRTSVTRS; encoded by the coding sequence GGTGCCTTGGACCTCAGCCTCTACCCGATCTCCTATGCCGGGGCGAGGTGAAGGAGCTGAACATCGGCCTGATGCCGGCACTGGTCTCGTCCTACGACCAGGCGGTGCGCTGGAAGAAGGCGGCGATCGGCCAGGCCTTCACCAAGATCCTGGAGGAGAAGGGCGTCGTCATCGTCGCCTGGGTCTGGCAGGCGGGCGGCATCGCCAGCCGCACCGGCGCCGTGGTCAACCCCGCCGACGCCGCCGGCCTGAAGATCCGCGGCGGCTCGCGCGAGATGGACCTGATGCTGAAGGAGGCCGGCGCCGCCGTCGTCACCATGCCGTCCAACGAACTCTACATCGCCATGCAGACCGGGGCGGTGGACGCGGCCATGACCTCGTCGACCAGCCTGATCTCGTTCCGGCTGGAGGAACTGGCCAAGAACCTGACCACGGGCCGCGACCGCGCCTTCTGGTTCATGCTGGAACCCTTGATCATGTCCAAGGCGATCTTCGACGCCCTGCCCAGAACCAGCGTGACGCGATCATGA